One Gadus chalcogrammus isolate NIFS_2021 chromosome 4, NIFS_Gcha_1.0, whole genome shotgun sequence DNA segment encodes these proteins:
- the LOC130380530 gene encoding protein FAM222A translates to MLACIPRHQNFSSQHLVCTTRVLEVPISERVSVSTATRYPTPAELDAFAQRTASSPLSITIFPNNVRVPQHKQLNRTVNGLDTTGQRFSPYSHPPSLGSRGLLAVVKGSAILVKAVVKNSDGRRTKHAPPPQTPPFGGGVCYAPDGQPHKAYCHGGAGTSRVLAPDGPSSGTAAATARGQAPPPPHDRSRLSEVSGALMRRVNVAAAAAGQAPPPWGGGARVSPSHQAVAAVARSDSGFVLGVVAPPQSGLAFSGAVLPTQSADMAKGGYLEGGDYGAWQHKHPNHHHHHHHHHHQQQQQQQQQQQQHHHLQQQYQQGSLRMFSSTPGGRGAESMVVGQSPQSSLPPGCSARPPCGPHPLSAGTGGAAQEQISSCAADFSLGPRYHAPSWDGLTAAAPLTDCYAQELALPRDTGHPRPHDCLDPHPHHHHPSHRPHPLQCHPSTTAQQAYSAEQGVCCGGGGMGPHGGGPGLGPGLCHASVLSSSLQSLECLISEIHPPCIKERMLGRGYEALGLARLLEQHHHPHLHPHLHPHHQLPHPNIQLPAYR, encoded by the exons ATGTTGGCCTGCATCCCCCGCCACCAGAACTTCTCCTCCCAGCACCTGGTATGCACCACCAGGGTCCTGGAGGTG CCTATTTCAGAGC GGGTCTCCGTCTCCACGGCGACCCGTTACCCCACCCCGGCCGAGCTTGACGCCTTCGCCCAGAGGACGGCCAGCAGCCCGCTGTCCATCACCATCTTCCCCAACAACGTGCGGGTGCCTCAGCACAAGCAGCTCAACCGCACCGTCAACGGCCTGGACACCACGGGCCAGCGCTTCAGCCCctactcccaccccccctcgctGGGGTCCCGCGGCCTCCTGGCCGTGGTCAAGGGCTCCGCCATCTTGGTCAAGGCAGTGGTGAAAAACTCAGACGGCAGGAGGACTAAACACGCCCCTCCACCTCAGACGCCGCCGTTCGGCGGCGGCGTCTGCTACGCCCCCGACGGACAGCCGCACAAGGCCTACTGCCACGGCGGCGCCGGCACATCCCGGGTCTTGGCGCCCGACGGCCCGTCCTCCGGCACCGCGGCGGCGACCGCCAGaggccaggccccgccccctcctcacgACCGGTCCCGGCTGAGCGAGGTGAGCGGCGCCCTGATGCGGCGCGTGAatgtcgccgccgccgccgccggccagGCGCCCCCGccatgggggggcggggcccgggtCAGCCCGTCCCAccaggcggtggcggcggtggcccGCTCCGACTCCGGCTTCGTGCTGGGGGTGGTGGCCCCGCCCCAGAGCGGCCTGGCCTTCTCCGGAGCCGTGCTGCCCACCCAGAGCGCGGACATGGCCAAGGGCGGGTACCTGGAGGGCGGGGACTACGGCGCCTGGCAGCACAAAcacccaaaccaccaccaccaccaccaccaccaccaccaccaacaacaacaacaacaacaacaacaacaacaacaacatcatcacTTACAGCAGCAGTACCAGCAGGGGTCCTTGAGGATGTTCAGCAGTACTCCGGGCGGCCGGGGAGCAGAGAGCATGGTGGTGGGCCAGTCCCCGCAGTCCTCCCTCCCGCCGGGCTGCTCCGCCCGGCCTCCCTGCGGGCCCCACCCGCTCAGCGCGGGCACCGGAGGGGCGGCGCAGGAGCAGATCAGCTCCTGCGCCGCCGACTTCTCTCTGGGGCCTCGGTACCACGCCCCGTCCTGGGACGGCCTGACGGCGGCCGCGCCCCTCACCGACTGTTACGCTCAGGAGCTGGCCCTGCCGAGGGACACGGGTCACCCCCGCCCACACGACTGCCTcgatccccacccccaccaccaccacccctcccatCGTCCACACCCGCTCCAGTGTCATCCGTCGACGACCGCCCAGCAGGCCTACAGTGCCGAGCAGGGGGTGtgctgtggcggcggcggcatggGGCCCCACGGCGGGGGCCCGGGCTTGGGCCCCGGCCTGTGCCACGCCTCGGTGCTCAGCAGTAGCCTGCAGTCGCTGGAGTGCCTGATCAGCGAGATCCACCCGCCCTGCATCAAGGAGCGCATGCTGGGCCGCGGCTATGAGGCCCTGGGGCTGGCCAGACTACTGGAGcaacaccaccatccccacctccacccccacctccacccacaccaccaaCTTCCCCACCCCAACATCCAGCTCCCTGCCTACAGGTGA